A genomic window from Cucumis melo cultivar AY chromosome 8, USDA_Cmelo_AY_1.0, whole genome shotgun sequence includes:
- the LOC103484920 gene encoding dof zinc finger protein DOF5.7, with translation MLPEKLSSGGSRHPKPISDHSQHPLKCPRCDSPNTKFCYYNNYSLTQPRYFCKTCRRYWTKGGALRNVPVGGGCRKNKKLKSSSSSSSLRLPSSSKDDSGSSNLEIGRLGFFVNGFSSGQLSGSRNSSFSSAPSMGLYDQFGGFSLDQSRSLNNSFIPSTGFVNSLNVDTSLASSIESLSSMNQDLHWKLQQQRLAMLFGSGHNNTAIDKNRGVSSPIAFEDHGQELNPGSFRNLEILKPEACNNSSDFSNARKETVVVAGARAGGESAVADEWFFGDSYTAPSMTTGTAAAGYNSGDSAARCDDVQEWHDLHPYTHLP, from the coding sequence ATGTTGCCGGAAAAACTCTCCTCCGGTGGCAGCCGGCACCCAAAACCTATATCAGATCATAGTCAACACCCACTCAAATGCCCTCGTTGTGATTCCCCCAACACCAAATTCTGTTACTACAACAATTATAGCCTAACTCAGCCTAGGTATTTCTGCAAGACCTGTCGCAGATACTGGACCAAAGGTGGGGCGTTGCGCAATGTTCCAGTCGGCGGTGGCTGCCGGAAAAACAAGAAGCTTAAATCGTCGTCGTCTTCGTCGTCATTGAGGCTGCCGTCGTCGTCCAAGGATGACTCAGGTTCGTCTAATTTGGAAATTGGCCGGTTGGGTTTCTTCGTCAATGGTTTTTCGTCGGGTCAATTGAGTGGAAGTCGAAATTCGTCTTTCTCCTCTGCTCCGTCGATGGGTCTCTACGATCAGTTTGGAGGGTTTTCTCTTGATCAATCGAGAAGTTTAAATAATTCCTTCATTCCTTCAACTGGGTTTGTTAATTCGCTGAATGTAGACACGAGTCTTGCGTCTTCGATTGAATCTTTGAGCTCTATGAACCAAGACCTTCACTGGAAATTACAGCAGCAAAGGCTAGCGATGCTATTTGGATCAGGACATAACAATACCGCCATTGATAAAAACAGGGGAGTTTCCTCTCCAATCGCATTTGAAGATCACGGCCAAGAACTGAACCCAGGCTCGTTTCGGAATCTGGAGATTTTGAAACCGGAGGCTTGCAATAATTCTTCCGATTTCAGTAATGCAAGAAAAGAAACCGTCGTCGTTGCCGGAGCCAGAGCAGGAGGAGAATCTGCGGTGGCGGACGAGTGGTTCTTTGGGGATTCTTATACGGCCCCCTCAATGACGACGGGAACGGCGGCAGCAGGATATAACTCCGGCGACAGCGCCGCCCGGTGCGATGATGTTCAGGAGTGGCACGATTTGCATCCATACACCCATTTACCGTAG
- the LOC103484921 gene encoding methylmalonate-semialdehyde dehydrogenase [acylating], mitochondrial-like isoform X6 gives MRYLRKLTFLCNGFFTICKMGTQGQTGLVAQKKMHPPQPGRFEDREDLIKYVRDFGADQGYVVTIKKSRKDRRVILGCDRGGVYRNRRKIDQSPRKRKASSRLINCPFEAIGKKEDDAWMLTIKNGNHNHEPLKDRSEHPYSRRFTEDEVKQIKLMTEAGIKPRQVLKALKQHNPDLQSTPRHLYNLKAKIRQGNLSEKNFKSWRPNISVPANSSHTVAGDSIKQNHQLKVPNLIGGELLDSHNCQVVDVINPATQEVVSHVPLTTYEEFKAAVNAAKQAFPSWRNTPIYTRQCVMFKFQELILRDMDKLVMNIVAEQGKTLKDAQDDIICGLEVVKHACGLATMQMGEFIPSASDGIDSYCIREPMGVCAGICSLNHPATVSLWMFPIAVTCGNTFVLKPCETHPGASMLLAALAMESGLPDGVLNIVHGSHDIINYICDDEDIKAVSFSSSSSVGKHIYARAAATAKKVQSHFGGKSHAIIMPDANMEATLSALVDAGLGIVGRTCMAVDIIVSVGSSTLWEEKLVECAKALKVNVGTDPNADLGPVTTKEVKNRFCKLVQSGIEDGARLLLDGRDIVVSGYENGNFIGPTILSGVTTDMECYKEEFFGPVLLFMQADNLEEAISIVNRNKNRNGASIFTTSGIYARKFQSEVEVGMVGINVPVTVPLPSSFNGLKPTSAVDQVLFQFNFSSS, from the exons ATGCGTTATTTAAGGAAGTTGACGTTCCTCTGTAATG GTTTTTTTACTATCTGTAAAATGGGAACTCAAGGTCAAACAGGATTAGTAGCACAAAAGAAAATGCACCCTCCTCAGCCCGGAAGATTTGAAGATCGTGAAGATCTTATTAAATATGTTCGTGATTTTGGTGCTGATCAGGGATATGTTGTAACGATTAAGAAGTCTAGGAAAGATAGAAGGGTCATCCTTGGTTGTGATAGAGGAGGTGTGTACCGCAACAGGCGTAAGATTGATCAGAGTCCACGCAAAAGGAAAGCTAGCTCACGCCTGATAAATTGCCCATTTGAAGCAATTGGCAAGAAGGAAGATGATGCCTGGATGCTTACCATTAAAAATGGGAACCATAACCATGAGCCCTTAAAAGATAGGTCAGAGCATCCTTACAGTCGCCGTTTTACAGAGGATGAAGTAAAGCAAATAAAACTAATGACTGAAGCTGGTATAAAACCACGTCAAGTGCTTAAAGCTCTCAAACAACACAATCCAGATCTGCAGTCAACACCAAGGCATTTGTATAACCTCAAAGCCAAAATTCGCCAAGGAAATCTATCAG aaaagAATTTCAAGTCTTGGAGGCCTAATATTTCCGTTCCTGCAAATAGTAGTCATACTGTCGCTGGGGATTCAATCAAGCAAAATCATCAGCTG AAGGTTCCTAATTTAATTGGAGGGGAACTTTTGGATTCGCACAACTGTCAAGTGGTTGATGTTATTAACCCA GCAACACAAGAAGTTGTTTCTCATGTCCCTTTAACAACCTACGAAGAGTTTAAGGCTGCTGTCAATGCAGCCAAACAAGCTTTTCCCTCATGGAGAAACACACCGATCTATACTCGTCAGTGTGTTATGTTCAAGTTCCAGGAGCTCATCCTCAGGGACATG GATAAGCTTGTAATGAATATTGTTGCAGAACAGGGAAAAACATTAAAGGATGCTCAAGATGATATTATCTGTGGTTTAG AGGTGGTTAAACATGCTTGTGGATTGGCCACTATGCAAATGGGGGAGTTCATCCCTAGTGCATCTGATGGAATTGATTCGTACTGCATCAGAGAACCAATGGGTGTGTGTGCTGGCATATGCTCTTTAAACCATCCAGCAACAGTTTCCTTATGG ATGTTTCCAATTGCAGTTACATGTGGCAATACATTTGTTCTTAAACCATGTGAAACGCACCCCG GGGCTTCAATGTTGCTAGCTGCATTAGCGATGGAGTCTGGCTTGCCTGATGGTGTTTTGAATATTGTTCATGGATCCCAT GATATCATCAACTATATATGTGACGACGAGGACATAAAAGCTGTATCCTTTTCCAGTTCAAGTTCA GTTGGAAAACACATATATGCTAGGGCTGCTGCTACAGCAAAGAAAGTTCAG TCCCACTTTGGAGGCAAGAGTCATGCAATTATTATGCCTGATGCTAACATGGAGGCTACTTTAAGTGCTCTGGTTGATGCTGGGTTGGGTATTGTTGGACGGACATGTATGGCTGTTGACATCATTGTCTCCGTTGGGAGTTCAACTCTGTG GGAAGAAAAACTTGTGGAATGTGCCAAAGCACTTAAAGTGAATGTGGGAACAGATCCCAATGCTGACCTTGGTCCTGTAACTACCAAAGAG GTGAAAAATCGTTTTTGTAAATTAGTTCAAAGTGGCATTGAAGATGGTGCTAGACTTTTGCTAGACGGTAGAGATATTGTG GTCTCAGGATAtgaaaatggaaattttatcggCCCAACCATTTTATCGGGTGTAACAACTGACATGGAGTGCTACAAG GAAGAATTTTTTGGACCAGTTCTCCTTTTTATGCAG GCGGACAACCTAGAGGAGGCTATATCCATTGTAAACCGAAACAA AAACCGAAATGGAGCTTCCATATTCACAACTTCTGGCATTTATGCGAGGAAGTTTCAGAGTGAAGTGGAAGTGGGAATG GTTGGTATCAATGTTCCTGTTACAGTTCCGTTGCCATCTTCCTTTAATGGTTTGAAGCCAACTTCTGCTGTTGATCAAGTTCTTTTTCAGTTCAACTTTTCATCCTCTTAA
- the LOC103484917 gene encoding 8-hydroxygeraniol dehydrogenase-like isoform X2, which yields MGKSPAEQHPKKAFGWAASDTSGILSPFHFSRRETGENDVAFKVLYCGICHSDLHMVKNEWGNTIYPIVPGHEIVGEVTEVGSKVKNFKVGDKVGVGCMVGSCRSCDNCSNDLENYCPKMILTYSSKDSDGSITYGGYSDCMVANEHFIVRIPDSIPLQAGAPLLCAGITVYSPLRYFGLDKPGMKIGVVGLGGLGHVAVKFAKAFGAKVTVISTSPNKKQEATERLGADSFLVSRDQEQMQAARGTLDGIIDTVSATHPLLPLLSLVKTHGKLVLVGAPEKPLEIPAFALIGEKQWPVVALEG from the exons ATGGGGAAATCGCCGGCGGAACAGCACCCTAAGAAGGCTTTCGGATGGGCTGCATCCGATACCTCCGGCATTCTTTCTCCCTTTCATTTCTCCCGAAG AGAAACAGGGGAAAATGATGTAGCTTTTAAAGTTCTTTACTGTGGAATTTGTCATTCTGATCTTCACATGGTGAAGAATGAATGGGGCAATACTATTTACCCCATTGTTCCTGG TCATGAAATCGTGGGTGAGGTAACCGAGGTTGGAAGCAAAGTAAAGAATTTCAAGGTCGGAGATAAAGTTGGCGTAGGATGTATGGTTGGATCCTGCCGCTCCTGTGATAACTGTTCCAACGACCTTGAGAACTATTGCCCCAAAATGATCCTCACCTACTCCAGCAAGGACTCTGACGGCTCCATAACCTACGGAGGCTACTCCGACTGTATGGTTGCCAATGAGCATTTCATTGTTCGCATTCCCGACAGCATCCCTCTGCAAGCCGGGGCTCCCCTGCTTTGTGCTGGTATCACAGTTTACAGCCCTTTGAGATATTTTGGACTTGATAAGCCTGGAATGAAAATTGGTGTGGTTGGTCTTGGTGGGCTCGGCCATGTCGCCGTCAAATTTGCTAAGGCCTTCGGCGCTAAGGTTACTGTGATTAGTACCTCGCCTAACAAGAAGCAGGAGGCTACTGAACGTCTTGGGGCTGATTCATTCTTGGTCAGCCGTGATCAAGAGCAAATGCAG GCTGCTAGGGGGACTTTGGACGGTATCATAGATACAGTCTCTGCTACCCATCCCCTTCTTCCTCTGCTGTCGCTTGTTAAAACACATGGAAAATTGGTTTTGGTTGGTGCACCAGAGAAGCCACTGGAGATCCCTGCCTTTGCTCTTATTGGGG AAAAACAATGGCCGGTAGTTGCATTGGAGGGATGA
- the LOC103484919 gene encoding elongator complex protein 4 isoform X2 gives MEDAEAPHHMLLLRNFMSQGLVHNQPLLYASPSRDPRGFLGTLPSPGASKDDKSRDNSSEQEKGLRIAWQYKKYFGDDQESTNAIDSKYEFCNDFDLRRPFDRHFFSGKHVECVSILDSSSLSNFRDRCATFLSQVPRNDGNISSAGRIAIQSLCAPQCDHSNMEWEMLSFLRYLKSMVRSSNAVAVVTFPPSLLSPSFSKRWQHMADTLLSVRAIPDEDKELAKLLTGYQDMVGLLNVHKVAQINTQVPKILEATTFSIKLQKRRYLVLECLNQAPIDVSSGSSYGSTGSCSGSSKTASLEF, from the exons ATGGAAGATGCAGAAGCTCCTCATCACATGCTTTTATTGCGGAATTTTATGTCTCAGGGACTTGTTCACAACCAACCTCTTCTTTATGCTAGTCCATCCAGAGACCCAAGAGGATTCTTGGGTACTTTGCCGAGCCCAGGGGCATCCAAAGATGACAAATCTCGTGATAATTCTTCTGAACAG GAGAAGGGCTTGAGGATTGCTTGGCAATATAAGAAGTATTTTGGAGATGATCAAGAGAGCACCAATGCCATTG ACAGTAAATACGAGTTTTGCAATGACTTTGATTTGCGAAGGCCATTTGACAGACATTTTTTCAGCGGAAAGCATGTGGAATGTGTTAGTATTCTAGATTCTTCTAGTCTTTCTAATTTTCGCGATCGCTGCGCCACGTTCCTATCACAAGTTCCAAG AAATGATGGCAATATATCCTCTGCTGGCCGTATTGCCATTCAATCATTATGTGCTCCACAATGTGATCACTCCAACATG GAATGGGAAATGCTTTCCTTTTTAAGGTATCTGAAAAGCATGGTAAGGTCCTCAAATGCAGTAGCTGTAGTGACGTTTCCACCTTCTCTTCTTTCGCCGTCCTTCTCTAAAAGATGGCAGCACATGGCGGATACCTTGCTTTCAGTCAGAGCAATCCCAG ATGAGGATAAGGAATTAGCAAAGCTCCTCACTGGCTACCAAGACATGGTTGGTCTTCTCAATGTGCATAAAGTAGCTCAAATCAATACACAG GTTCCAAAGATTCTTGAGGCGACTACGTTCTCTATAAAGTTGCAAAAGAGAAGGTACTTAGTTTTAGAATGCCTTAATCAAGCGCCCATTGATGTTTCAAGTGGCAGCTCATATGGCTCAACTGGGAGTTGTTCTGGCTCCTCTAAGACAGCTTCTCTCGAGTTTTAG
- the LOC103484919 gene encoding elongator complex protein 4 isoform X1, which translates to MAATKPRTGSFSRNFSSAHSSKTPGYKHGPNGTTFISSGIPDLDKILCGGFPLGSLVLVMEDAEAPHHMLLLRNFMSQGLVHNQPLLYASPSRDPRGFLGTLPSPGASKDDKSRDNSSEQEKGLRIAWQYKKYFGDDQESTNAIDSKYEFCNDFDLRRPFDRHFFSGKHVECVSILDSSSLSNFRDRCATFLSQVPRNDGNISSAGRIAIQSLCAPQCDHSNMEWEMLSFLRYLKSMVRSSNAVAVVTFPPSLLSPSFSKRWQHMADTLLSVRAIPDEDKELAKLLTGYQDMVGLLNVHKVAQINTQVPKILEATTFSIKLQKRRYLVLECLNQAPIDVSSGSSYGSTGSCSGSSKTASLEF; encoded by the exons ATGGCAGCGACAAAGCCTCGGACAGGCAGCTTTTCACGCAACTTCTCTTCTGCTCATTCATCTAAGACGCCAGGATATAAACACGGTCCCAATGGCACGACATTCATCTCATCCGGAATACCAGACCTTGACA AGATTCTTTGTGGTGGGTTTCCTTTGGGAAGCTTGGTCTTGGTAATGGAAGATGCAGAAGCTCCTCATCACATGCTTTTATTGCGGAATTTTATGTCTCAGGGACTTGTTCACAACCAACCTCTTCTTTATGCTAGTCCATCCAGAGACCCAAGAGGATTCTTGGGTACTTTGCCGAGCCCAGGGGCATCCAAAGATGACAAATCTCGTGATAATTCTTCTGAACAG GAGAAGGGCTTGAGGATTGCTTGGCAATATAAGAAGTATTTTGGAGATGATCAAGAGAGCACCAATGCCATTG ACAGTAAATACGAGTTTTGCAATGACTTTGATTTGCGAAGGCCATTTGACAGACATTTTTTCAGCGGAAAGCATGTGGAATGTGTTAGTATTCTAGATTCTTCTAGTCTTTCTAATTTTCGCGATCGCTGCGCCACGTTCCTATCACAAGTTCCAAG AAATGATGGCAATATATCCTCTGCTGGCCGTATTGCCATTCAATCATTATGTGCTCCACAATGTGATCACTCCAACATG GAATGGGAAATGCTTTCCTTTTTAAGGTATCTGAAAAGCATGGTAAGGTCCTCAAATGCAGTAGCTGTAGTGACGTTTCCACCTTCTCTTCTTTCGCCGTCCTTCTCTAAAAGATGGCAGCACATGGCGGATACCTTGCTTTCAGTCAGAGCAATCCCAG ATGAGGATAAGGAATTAGCAAAGCTCCTCACTGGCTACCAAGACATGGTTGGTCTTCTCAATGTGCATAAAGTAGCTCAAATCAATACACAG GTTCCAAAGATTCTTGAGGCGACTACGTTCTCTATAAAGTTGCAAAAGAGAAGGTACTTAGTTTTAGAATGCCTTAATCAAGCGCCCATTGATGTTTCAAGTGGCAGCTCATATGGCTCAACTGGGAGTTGTTCTGGCTCCTCTAAGACAGCTTCTCTCGAGTTTTAG
- the LOC103484921 gene encoding methylmalonate-semialdehyde dehydrogenase [acylating], mitochondrial-like isoform X5: protein MRYLRKLTFLCNGFFTICKMGTQGQTGLVAQKKMHPPQPGRFEDREDLIKYVRDFGADQGYVVTIKKSRKDRRVILGCDRGGVYRNRRKIDQSPRKRKASSRLINCPFEAIGKKEDDAWMLTIKNGNHNHEPLKDRSEHPYSRRFTEDEVKQIKLMTEAGIKPRQVLKALKQHNPDLQSTPRHLYNLKAKIRQGNLSEKNFKSWRPNISVPANSSHTVAGDSIKQNHQLKVPNLIGGELLDSHNCQVVDVINPATQEVVSHVPLTTYEEFKAAVNAAKQAFPSWRNTPIYTRQCVMFKFQELILRDMDKLVMNIVAEQGKTLKDAQDDIICGLEVVKHACGLATMQMGEFIPSASDGIDSYCIREPMGVCAGICSLNHPATVSLWMFPIAVTCGNTFVLKPCETHPGASMLLAALAMESGLPDGVLNIVHGSHDIINYICDDEDIKAVSFSSSSSVGKHIYARAAATAKKVQSHFGGKSHAIIMPDANMEATLSALVDAGLGIVGRTCMAVDIIVSVGSSTLWEEKLVECAKALKVNVGTDPNADLGPVTTKEVKNRFCKLVQSGIEDGARLLLDGRDIVVSGYENGNFIGPTILSGVTTDMECYKEEFFGPVLLFMQADNLEEAISIVNRNKNRNGASIFTTSGIYARKFQSEVEVGMVGINVPVTVPLPSSFNDKVGLEFYTQLKRVAQQWKNSPSIGVSMAVPSPSERRLRSRDAPSMLVSTSEKDSPGMKHRSLPPLPSTSERDSPSVSVLLPSPLITPTGLTNERSTSSPPTPDRNLHGQGLSLISTLSSEGDVSNQDLSPAMLSARDRDLAGQAMSMATSRSSDRLYIPHKSHWDETPRADSIPSSSDRIHAPLSQTSSIKGQACRTTHPALVIAAEGGLYVPTSHDTICLINHGHDSTGPSRRINSMCQSSERRGIMRLPLLMEMTISA, encoded by the exons ATGCGTTATTTAAGGAAGTTGACGTTCCTCTGTAATG GTTTTTTTACTATCTGTAAAATGGGAACTCAAGGTCAAACAGGATTAGTAGCACAAAAGAAAATGCACCCTCCTCAGCCCGGAAGATTTGAAGATCGTGAAGATCTTATTAAATATGTTCGTGATTTTGGTGCTGATCAGGGATATGTTGTAACGATTAAGAAGTCTAGGAAAGATAGAAGGGTCATCCTTGGTTGTGATAGAGGAGGTGTGTACCGCAACAGGCGTAAGATTGATCAGAGTCCACGCAAAAGGAAAGCTAGCTCACGCCTGATAAATTGCCCATTTGAAGCAATTGGCAAGAAGGAAGATGATGCCTGGATGCTTACCATTAAAAATGGGAACCATAACCATGAGCCCTTAAAAGATAGGTCAGAGCATCCTTACAGTCGCCGTTTTACAGAGGATGAAGTAAAGCAAATAAAACTAATGACTGAAGCTGGTATAAAACCACGTCAAGTGCTTAAAGCTCTCAAACAACACAATCCAGATCTGCAGTCAACACCAAGGCATTTGTATAACCTCAAAGCCAAAATTCGCCAAGGAAATCTATCAG aaaagAATTTCAAGTCTTGGAGGCCTAATATTTCCGTTCCTGCAAATAGTAGTCATACTGTCGCTGGGGATTCAATCAAGCAAAATCATCAGCTG AAGGTTCCTAATTTAATTGGAGGGGAACTTTTGGATTCGCACAACTGTCAAGTGGTTGATGTTATTAACCCA GCAACACAAGAAGTTGTTTCTCATGTCCCTTTAACAACCTACGAAGAGTTTAAGGCTGCTGTCAATGCAGCCAAACAAGCTTTTCCCTCATGGAGAAACACACCGATCTATACTCGTCAGTGTGTTATGTTCAAGTTCCAGGAGCTCATCCTCAGGGACATG GATAAGCTTGTAATGAATATTGTTGCAGAACAGGGAAAAACATTAAAGGATGCTCAAGATGATATTATCTGTGGTTTAG AGGTGGTTAAACATGCTTGTGGATTGGCCACTATGCAAATGGGGGAGTTCATCCCTAGTGCATCTGATGGAATTGATTCGTACTGCATCAGAGAACCAATGGGTGTGTGTGCTGGCATATGCTCTTTAAACCATCCAGCAACAGTTTCCTTATGG ATGTTTCCAATTGCAGTTACATGTGGCAATACATTTGTTCTTAAACCATGTGAAACGCACCCCG GGGCTTCAATGTTGCTAGCTGCATTAGCGATGGAGTCTGGCTTGCCTGATGGTGTTTTGAATATTGTTCATGGATCCCAT GATATCATCAACTATATATGTGACGACGAGGACATAAAAGCTGTATCCTTTTCCAGTTCAAGTTCA GTTGGAAAACACATATATGCTAGGGCTGCTGCTACAGCAAAGAAAGTTCAG TCCCACTTTGGAGGCAAGAGTCATGCAATTATTATGCCTGATGCTAACATGGAGGCTACTTTAAGTGCTCTGGTTGATGCTGGGTTGGGTATTGTTGGACGGACATGTATGGCTGTTGACATCATTGTCTCCGTTGGGAGTTCAACTCTGTG GGAAGAAAAACTTGTGGAATGTGCCAAAGCACTTAAAGTGAATGTGGGAACAGATCCCAATGCTGACCTTGGTCCTGTAACTACCAAAGAG GTGAAAAATCGTTTTTGTAAATTAGTTCAAAGTGGCATTGAAGATGGTGCTAGACTTTTGCTAGACGGTAGAGATATTGTG GTCTCAGGATAtgaaaatggaaattttatcggCCCAACCATTTTATCGGGTGTAACAACTGACATGGAGTGCTACAAG GAAGAATTTTTTGGACCAGTTCTCCTTTTTATGCAG GCGGACAACCTAGAGGAGGCTATATCCATTGTAAACCGAAACAA AAACCGAAATGGAGCTTCCATATTCACAACTTCTGGCATTTATGCGAGGAAGTTTCAGAGTGAAGTGGAAGTGGGAATG GTTGGTATCAATGTTCCTGTTACAGTTCCGTTGCCATCTTCCTTTAATG ACAAGGTAGGGCTGGAGTTTTACACCCAATTGAAGAGAGTGGCTCAACAATGGAAGAACTCACCAAGTATTGGAGTCTCAATGGCGGTGCCTTCACCATCTGAGAGACGTTTGAGATCCCGGGATGCACCTTCCATGTTGGTTTCAACATCTGAGAAAGATTCACCTGGTATGAAGCACAGGAGTTTACCCCCGTTGCCTTCCACATCCGAAAGGGATTCACCCAGCGTCTCTGTACTGCTGCCGAGCCCTCTAATAACTCCGACAGGCTTAACTAATGAAAGATCCACCTCCTCTCCGCCGACTCCTGATAGGAATTTGCACGGTCAGGGACTCTCCCTGATTTCTACTTTATCATCGGAGGGGGATGTATCCAACCAAGATTTGTCTCCTGCAATGCTTTCAGCGCGTGATAGAGATTTAGCTGGTCAAGCTATGTCAATGGCAACATCCAGATCATCTGATAGACTGTACATACCTCATAAATCTCATTGGGATGAAACCCCGAGGGCTGATTCA
- the LOC103484917 gene encoding 8-hydroxygeraniol dehydrogenase-like isoform X1 — translation MGKSPAEQHPKKAFGWAASDTSGILSPFHFSRRETGENDVAFKVLYCGICHSDLHMVKNEWGNTIYPIVPGHEIVGEVTEVGSKVKNFKVGDKVGVGCMVGSCRSCDNCSNDLENYCPKMILTYSSKDSDGSITYGGYSDCMVANEHFIVRIPDSIPLQAGAPLLCAGITVYSPLRYFGLDKPGMKIGVVGLGGLGHVAVKFAKAFGAKVTVISTSPNKKQEATERLGADSFLVSRDQEQMQAARGTLDGIIDTVSATHPLLPLLSLVKTHGKLVLVGAPEKPLEIPAFALIGGRKTMAGSCIGGMKETQEMIDFAAKHNITADIELIPMDDVNKAMERMLKQDVKYRFVIDIANSLKSSS, via the exons ATGGGGAAATCGCCGGCGGAACAGCACCCTAAGAAGGCTTTCGGATGGGCTGCATCCGATACCTCCGGCATTCTTTCTCCCTTTCATTTCTCCCGAAG AGAAACAGGGGAAAATGATGTAGCTTTTAAAGTTCTTTACTGTGGAATTTGTCATTCTGATCTTCACATGGTGAAGAATGAATGGGGCAATACTATTTACCCCATTGTTCCTGG TCATGAAATCGTGGGTGAGGTAACCGAGGTTGGAAGCAAAGTAAAGAATTTCAAGGTCGGAGATAAAGTTGGCGTAGGATGTATGGTTGGATCCTGCCGCTCCTGTGATAACTGTTCCAACGACCTTGAGAACTATTGCCCCAAAATGATCCTCACCTACTCCAGCAAGGACTCTGACGGCTCCATAACCTACGGAGGCTACTCCGACTGTATGGTTGCCAATGAGCATTTCATTGTTCGCATTCCCGACAGCATCCCTCTGCAAGCCGGGGCTCCCCTGCTTTGTGCTGGTATCACAGTTTACAGCCCTTTGAGATATTTTGGACTTGATAAGCCTGGAATGAAAATTGGTGTGGTTGGTCTTGGTGGGCTCGGCCATGTCGCCGTCAAATTTGCTAAGGCCTTCGGCGCTAAGGTTACTGTGATTAGTACCTCGCCTAACAAGAAGCAGGAGGCTACTGAACGTCTTGGGGCTGATTCATTCTTGGTCAGCCGTGATCAAGAGCAAATGCAG GCTGCTAGGGGGACTTTGGACGGTATCATAGATACAGTCTCTGCTACCCATCCCCTTCTTCCTCTGCTGTCGCTTGTTAAAACACATGGAAAATTGGTTTTGGTTGGTGCACCAGAGAAGCCACTGGAGATCCCTGCCTTTGCTCTTATTGGGG GTAGAAAAACAATGGCCGGTAGTTGCATTGGAGGGATGAAGGAAACAcaagagatgattgattttgcTGCCAAACACAACATTACTGCAGATATTGAGTTGATTCCGATGGACGACGTCAATAAGGCAATGGAACGGATGCTGAAACAGGATGTCAAGTATCGATTCGTCATCGACATTGCTAACTCATTGAAGTCTAgcagttaa